The proteins below are encoded in one region of Ignavibacteriota bacterium:
- the mtgA gene encoding monofunctional biosynthetic peptidoglycan transglycosylase: protein MTASRFFRIVLFAIAGYVAFVYFTLPGAGIIALRDRDPEMSALMRQRWEEAGGTLEIKNTFVPLEKIAPSFVRAVLAVEDGGFYRHSGIDWRALENAMKRNERSGRIRFGGSTITMQLAKNLFLSNDRSYLRKVKEAILTFRLEKHLPKKRILEIYLNIIELGPGIFGAEAAARHYYHKSAASMSREESIRLAAIISSPLKHTPFENGRFINRRKGTIYRKIGG from the coding sequence TGCGATCGCGGGCTACGTGGCCTTCGTGTACTTCACTCTTCCGGGCGCGGGCATCATTGCGCTGCGCGACCGCGATCCGGAGATGTCGGCACTGATGCGCCAGCGCTGGGAGGAGGCGGGAGGCACACTCGAGATCAAGAACACCTTTGTGCCGCTCGAGAAAATTGCGCCCAGTTTTGTGCGCGCCGTACTCGCAGTGGAAGACGGAGGATTTTACCGCCATTCGGGCATCGACTGGCGCGCGCTCGAGAACGCGATGAAACGCAATGAGCGGTCCGGACGCATCCGTTTCGGCGGCAGCACGATCACGATGCAACTCGCCAAGAACCTCTTCCTCTCGAACGACCGCTCGTATCTGCGCAAGGTAAAGGAGGCGATACTCACCTTCCGCCTCGAGAAGCATCTGCCGAAAAAACGCATCCTCGAAATCTACCTGAACATCATCGAACTCGGTCCCGGCATCTTCGGCGCCGAGGCGGCTGCGCGCCACTATTATCACAAATCCGCCGCCTCGATGTCGCGCGAAGAGTCGATCCGCCTCGCGGCAATCATTTCGAGTCCGCTGAAACACACCCCCTTCGAGAACGGGCGTTTCATCAACAGGCGCAAGGGCACGATTTACAGAAAGATCGGCGGCTAG